Proteins from a genomic interval of Clostridium cochlearium:
- a CDS encoding motility associated factor glycosyltransferase family protein: MNNNKRKIEIIQSKDNNYALKIDNKFVYSKFYPIKDAEKFIESNKELILNKKYIVMYGLGFGYHAKEILKRVPLDSEIFLFDLDMEIYDIANKYNLLEDIKKDNRVNFILGNNKDFYKEFTNKISLVEDIIVYEPLLRALEYKYNDFKEAIKSYKIAKINLKRFEPIMKENEKINIKNNYNTIGEFFKTSKLENKPIVIASAGPSLEKDLNTMKEKRDYIKIFAVGRALDILMKNGIKPDIITILDAGEVVYNQIKGYENLDIPLCFLSTGSRWAVEAYRGPKYMFFNKECSYNKENIIVETGKTVAIPTIDLAIKAGGHKIILCGQDMAFIDNKFHAGDNENIKESTFCEKVLGVDGTYLNTTSGMLEFKKGIERLIEKNKDIEFINSSKGARIKGTIEKDLKNLI, encoded by the coding sequence ATGAATAATAACAAAAGAAAAATAGAAATTATTCAATCTAAAGATAATAACTATGCTTTAAAAATAGATAATAAATTTGTATATAGTAAATTTTATCCTATAAAAGATGCAGAAAAATTTATAGAAAGTAATAAAGAGTTAATTTTAAATAAAAAATATATTGTTATGTATGGATTGGGTTTTGGATATCATGCAAAGGAAATATTAAAAAGAGTACCTTTAGATTCTGAGATATTCTTATTTGATTTGGATATGGAAATATATGATATTGCAAATAAATATAATCTTTTAGAGGATATAAAAAAGGATAATAGAGTAAATTTTATATTGGGAAATAACAAGGATTTTTATAAGGAATTTACAAATAAAATTTCTTTAGTAGAAGATATTATAGTATATGAGCCATTATTAAGGGCTTTAGAATATAAATATAATGATTTTAAAGAAGCTATAAAAAGTTATAAAATAGCTAAAATCAACTTAAAAAGATTTGAACCTATTATGAAAGAAAATGAAAAAATAAATATAAAAAATAACTATAATACCATAGGAGAGTTTTTTAAAACCTCTAAATTAGAAAATAAACCAATAGTAATTGCATCAGCAGGGCCTTCTTTAGAAAAAGATTTAAATACTATGAAGGAAAAAAGAGATTATATCAAAATATTTGCAGTAGGAAGAGCTTTAGATATTTTAATGAAAAATGGAATAAAACCAGATATAATTACTATATTAGATGCAGGGGAAGTTGTTTATAATCAGATAAAAGGTTATGAAAATTTAGATATTCCTCTTTGTTTTTTATCTACAGGTTCTAGATGGGCAGTTGAAGCTTATAGGGGCCCTAAATATATGTTTTTTAATAAAGAATGTAGTTATAATAAAGAAAATATTATAGTGGAAACTGGTAAAACTGTAGCTATACCAACCATAGACTTAGCAATAAAAGCTGGAGGACATAAAATAATACTTTGTGGACAAGATATGGCTTTTATAGATAATAAATTTCATGCTGGAGATAATGAGAATATAAAAGAAAGCACTTTTTGTGAAAAAGTGTTAGGGGTAGATGGAACTTATTTAAACACTACATCTGGTATGCTAGAGTTTAAAAAGGGTATAGAAAGGCTTATAGAAAAAAATAAAGATATTGAATTTATTAATTCAAGTAAAGGAGCTAGAATAAAGGGAACCATAGAAAAGGATTTAAAGAACTTGATTTAA
- a CDS encoding DUF2920 family protein, with amino-acid sequence MTKEHTLNIYAHNSIYTQDYLKNNYGKRKLKIHFCEPDFGTNGDTGILLFISGFGANSNSNVYKKMRQTFANKYNLVTIQCDYFGNEFMQKANNVLLNINRNEIEKIFTSNEIEYIFEEGNTNLNRLLEVGKNYNITMHGRENLSNENHMNFNDMGIMQALDNITSVIYVMSILYNNNHKFNSKKIILYGHSHGAYLSYLCNALAPHLFSLLIDNSAWLFPVYLKDNRVVFNKIGKMKLAIEFDYFAKNINFDEELLNLSTLYGKLGNNCNIISYHGNNDNLINNKIKENFCSKLDYCIYNEISEENIDGVIFKSNAHGLGADFLNLFDYTIKDLEKLNFKFGKDSSFYLPNLEISTNQNNYMINYDNLFPEFRII; translated from the coding sequence ATGACAAAAGAACATACATTAAATATATATGCTCACAACAGTATATATACTCAGGATTACTTAAAAAATAATTATGGAAAAAGGAAATTAAAAATTCATTTTTGTGAACCTGACTTTGGAACAAATGGAGATACAGGTATTTTATTATTTATATCAGGATTTGGAGCTAATAGTAATTCTAATGTATATAAAAAAATGAGACAAACATTTGCTAACAAATATAATCTAGTTACTATTCAATGTGATTATTTTGGAAATGAATTTATGCAAAAAGCAAATAATGTACTTTTAAATATAAATAGAAATGAAATAGAAAAAATATTTACAAGCAATGAAATTGAATACATATTTGAAGAAGGTAATACGAATTTAAATAGACTGCTAGAGGTTGGTAAGAATTATAACATAACTATGCATGGTAGGGAAAATTTGTCAAATGAAAACCATATGAATTTTAATGATATGGGAATAATGCAGGCATTGGATAATATAACATCGGTAATATATGTAATGTCTATATTATATAATAATAATCATAAATTCAATTCAAAGAAGATAATTTTATATGGGCATTCTCACGGCGCTTATTTATCATATTTATGTAATGCACTAGCACCTCATTTATTTTCATTATTAATAGATAATTCTGCATGGTTATTTCCAGTATATCTTAAAGATAATAGAGTTGTATTTAATAAAATAGGTAAAATGAAATTAGCTATAGAATTCGATTATTTTGCTAAAAATATAAACTTTGATGAAGAATTATTGAATCTAAGCACTTTATATGGTAAATTAGGGAATAATTGTAACATTATTTCCTATCATGGAAATAATGATAATCTAATAAACAATAAGATAAAAGAAAATTTTTGTTCTAAATTAGATTATTGTATTTATAATGAAATATCTGAAGAAAATATAGACGGAGTTATATTTAAATCTAATGCTCATGGGTTGGGGGCAGACTTTTTAAATTTATTTGATTATACTATTAAAGATTTAGAGAAACTTAACTTTAAATTTGGAAAAGATAGTAGTTTTTATTTACCTAATTTAGAGATAAGTACAAATCAAAATAATTATATGATAAATTATGATAATTTATTTCCGGAATTTAGGATAATATGA
- the pseI gene encoding pseudaminic acid synthase has translation MEQIITINNKKIGGENPTFIIAEMSANHLQDYDRAVEIIKKAKWAGADAIKLQTYTPDTITLDCDNEYFQIKQGTIWDGTTLHKLYQEAYTPWEWQPKLKKIAEDIGLICFSSPFDNTSVDFLEEINVPAYKIASFEITDIPFIEYIASKEKPVIISTGIATLSDIEEAVNACRRMENNQIALLKCTSSYPAPVEDANLRTIPNIAETFNVVAGLSDHTLGSEVAIAAVALGAKIIEKHFTLKRSDGGPDAKFSMEPHEFKQMVEDIRNVEKALGSVNYNLTEKQIKSREHSRSLFVVKDIKKGEVFTQENVKSIRPGFGLPTKYINDIIGRTCEENLRKGTPLKWEHIK, from the coding sequence ATGGAACAAATTATTACTATAAATAATAAAAAAATAGGAGGAGAAAATCCTACTTTTATAATAGCAGAGATGTCAGCAAATCATCTTCAAGATTATGATAGAGCAGTAGAAATTATAAAAAAGGCTAAATGGGCTGGAGCAGATGCTATAAAACTTCAAACCTATACTCCAGATACCATAACCCTAGATTGCGACAATGAATATTTTCAAATTAAACAAGGAACTATTTGGGATGGTACTACTTTACACAAGCTTTATCAAGAGGCTTATACTCCTTGGGAATGGCAACCTAAACTTAAAAAAATAGCGGAAGATATAGGTCTTATATGTTTTTCATCACCTTTTGATAATACATCAGTGGACTTTTTAGAAGAAATAAATGTACCAGCTTATAAAATAGCCTCCTTTGAAATTACAGATATTCCTTTTATAGAATATATAGCATCTAAAGAAAAGCCTGTAATAATATCTACAGGAATTGCTACACTTTCAGATATAGAGGAAGCAGTTAATGCATGTAGAAGAATGGAGAATAATCAAATAGCTCTTTTAAAATGTACAAGTTCCTATCCAGCACCAGTGGAAGATGCAAATTTAAGAACCATTCCTAATATAGCTGAGACTTTTAATGTAGTAGCAGGGCTTTCAGATCATACTTTAGGAAGTGAGGTTGCAATAGCAGCGGTGGCATTAGGTGCAAAAATTATAGAAAAGCATTTTACTTTGAAAAGGTCAGATGGAGGACCAGATGCTAAGTTTTCAATGGAACCACATGAATTTAAACAAATGGTTGAGGATATAAGAAATGTAGAAAAAGCATTAGGTTCTGTTAATTATAATCTTACAGAAAAACAAATAAAAAGTAGAGAACATTCAAGATCTTTATTTGTAGTAAAAGATATTAAAAAGGGAGAAGTATTTACACAGGAAAATGTTAAAAGTATAAGACCAGGGTTTGGATTGCCTACTAAGTATATTAATGACATAATAGGAAGAACGTGTGAAGAAAACTTAAGAAAAGGTACACCTTTAAAATGGGAACATATAAAATAA
- the pseG gene encoding UDP-2,4-diacetamido-2,4,6-trideoxy-beta-L-altropyranose hydrolase, producing the protein MKIAIRADGGSKIGMGHIMRTLVLAKELAKTNDVFYVCRTDNPLSNKYKPGMDKIKFYGFNVITISEDNFIEELCKIKADMLITDSYNINEEYFNITKKFFKVTGYIDDMNLHYFDVDFIINQNIGAEKLKYSVNTDAKLFLGTNYTMLREEFRNHKCKDINEKISDIMITVGGADSNGITNKVVNYLKDLEYKFHIIIGPSFKEENIENLLKLQNLKENINLYFNANMIEVMNKCDIAISACGSTLYELAVCGIPTIGLIVADNQEEIANEMQEKGLIYNLGWYRELSKDKLINNIKKISKLSNRQLMIKNQKIINKNGVEKLVREILYI; encoded by the coding sequence ATGAAAATTGCTATAAGAGCAGATGGTGGTTCTAAAATTGGTATGGGACATATTATGAGAACATTAGTTTTAGCTAAAGAATTAGCTAAAACCAATGATGTTTTTTATGTATGTAGAACAGATAACCCTTTGTCTAATAAGTATAAACCTGGAATGGATAAAATTAAGTTTTATGGCTTTAATGTGATAACTATAAGTGAGGATAATTTTATTGAAGAGTTGTGTAAAATTAAAGCGGATATGTTAATTACAGATAGCTATAATATAAATGAAGAATATTTTAATATTACTAAAAAGTTTTTTAAAGTTACTGGATATATAGATGACATGAATCTACATTATTTCGATGTAGATTTTATAATAAATCAAAATATTGGAGCGGAAAAGTTAAAATATAGTGTAAATACTGATGCAAAATTATTTTTGGGAACTAATTATACAATGTTAAGAGAAGAATTTAGGAATCATAAATGCAAAGATATTAATGAAAAAATTTCGGATATTATGATAACTGTAGGTGGAGCGGATTCTAATGGAATCACTAACAAAGTAGTTAATTATTTAAAAGATTTAGAATATAAATTTCATATTATTATAGGACCATCTTTTAAAGAAGAAAATATTGAAAATTTATTAAAGTTACAAAATTTAAAAGAAAATATAAATTTATATTTTAATGCTAATATGATTGAAGTAATGAATAAATGTGATATAGCCATATCAGCCTGTGGAAGCACATTATATGAGCTTGCAGTTTGTGGTATTCCAACTATTGGATTAATAGTTGCAGATAATCAAGAGGAAATAGCAAATGAAATGCAGGAAAAAGGATTAATATATAATTTAGGCTGGTATAGGGAGTTATCAAAAGATAAACTTATAAATAACATTAAAAAAATATCTAAATTAAGTAATAGACAACTAATGATTAAAAACCAGAAAATTATAAATAAAAATGGAGTAGAGAAGTTAGTAAGAGAAATACTATATATTTAA
- a CDS encoding GNAT family N-acetyltransferase yields MNDDEVRKNSFNNNKITYEEHVKWYFNKLKDFNCYMYLLTKSDKNIGIVRIEKKENENLISYSIAKEYRGKGYGYKLLSRVEKELMKKYKDIVLTSYVKKENISSINIFKKLNYKIVKNDYDKIVFEKRINR; encoded by the coding sequence GTGAATGATGATGAAGTAAGAAAAAATTCATTTAATAATAATAAAATTACATATGAAGAACATGTGAAATGGTATTTCAATAAATTAAAAGATTTTAATTGTTATATGTATTTATTAACCAAGTCAGACAAAAATATAGGAATAGTTAGGATAGAGAAAAAAGAAAATGAAAATTTAATAAGCTATAGTATCGCAAAAGAGTATAGAGGAAAAGGTTATGGATATAAACTTTTATCAAGAGTTGAAAAAGAACTGATGAAAAAATATAAGGATATTGTATTAACTTCTTATGTAAAAAAGGAAAATATATCTTCTATAAATATATTTAAAAAATTAAACTATAAAATAGTTAAAAATGATTATGATAAAATAGTTTTTGAGAAAAGAATAAATAGGTGA
- the pseB gene encoding UDP-N-acetylglucosamine 4,6-dehydratase (inverting), with protein sequence MLNNKSILITGGTGSFGKKFTQIILEKYDVKKIIIYSRDEFKQDLMKKEFSLKCPDKIDKLRFFIGDVRDKDRLYRAFNGVDYVVHAAAMKQVPACEYNPFEAIKTNIHGAQNIIDAALDRGVKKVVALSTDKAVNPINLYGGTKLVSDKLFIAANAYSGEDGTIFSVVRYGNVAGSRGSVIPFFKSLIESGCKELPITDFRMTRFWITLEQGVELVLKALKESRGGETYISKIPSFKITDLAKAMLPDCKLKEVGIREGEKLHEVMVTKDDSRYTYEYPKHYIVYPHFDWWSSQRYFTPGGKLIEEGFEYDSGTNSEWLGVNELQEELVKLGFLNSNHYEMIKEAAVSKEVN encoded by the coding sequence ATGCTTAATAATAAATCGATATTAATAACAGGTGGTACTGGCTCCTTTGGTAAGAAGTTTACCCAAATTATATTGGAAAAGTATGATGTTAAAAAAATAATAATATATTCAAGAGATGAATTTAAACAGGATTTAATGAAAAAAGAATTTTCATTAAAATGCCCAGATAAAATAGACAAACTTAGATTTTTTATTGGAGATGTAAGAGATAAAGATAGACTATATAGAGCTTTTAACGGAGTGGACTATGTTGTACATGCTGCAGCTATGAAACAAGTTCCAGCATGTGAATACAATCCTTTTGAAGCTATAAAAACAAATATTCATGGAGCTCAAAATATAATAGATGCAGCACTAGATAGAGGAGTTAAAAAGGTAGTAGCACTTTCTACAGATAAAGCAGTTAATCCTATAAACTTATACGGAGGAACAAAATTAGTTTCTGATAAACTTTTTATTGCAGCAAATGCTTATTCAGGAGAAGATGGAACTATATTTTCAGTAGTTAGATATGGCAACGTAGCGGGCAGTAGAGGTTCTGTAATTCCATTTTTTAAATCCTTAATAGAAAGTGGATGTAAGGAACTTCCTATAACAGATTTTAGAATGACTAGATTTTGGATTACTCTAGAACAAGGAGTAGAATTGGTACTTAAAGCATTAAAAGAATCCAGAGGAGGAGAAACCTATATATCTAAAATACCTTCTTTTAAAATAACTGATTTGGCAAAAGCAATGCTTCCAGATTGCAAACTAAAGGAAGTAGGTATAAGAGAAGGCGAAAAACTTCACGAGGTAATGGTTACAAAGGATGATTCAAGATATACCTATGAATATCCAAAACACTATATAGTATATCCTCATTTTGATTGGTGGAGTTCACAGAGATATTTTACACCTGGTGGTAAATTAATAGAAGAAGGATTTGAATATGATTCAGGAACTAATAGTGAGTGGTTAGGAGTAAATGAGTTACAAGAAGAATTAGTTAAACTAGGATTTTTAAATTCCAACCATTATGAAATGATAAAGGAAGCTGCGGTTAGTAAGGAAGTGAATTAA
- a CDS encoding motility associated factor glycosyltransferase family protein, with protein sequence MDKFTERTLEVLKEFKDINEGYSLEKSKDDKYIMRINRKGKKIYLGSKYNVQRDIDKFLEELEDINTSNIIVVFGLASGEHIKELMNKLEENNKVLIIEPDINVLNKFLELEYAKDIINDDRISLCLCKKGEVEKFFNSNIDNINIKSNIKLKVFSNYEKIYKNEILEALYALKNVVENSLADNITIKYFSETFAKAFINNLKHIIKASPINYFKNKFEGKSAIVVSAGPSLEKNVHELKEVQDNFIIITGARSLGTLIKNNIIPDFICMVDPGDINCKFIEKYLDYKIPLVFFENTSYKAMNLYKGSKVLFSGNPVTSIILEQNIDSLLAGGSVAHTCTSFASYIGCNPITFIGQDFAYTGEKLHSDSSAFKEENKINSKIDFIKVKDIFGNLVKTDRNLNLYRMNMEEIIKKYSDKTFINSTEGGANMKGTIVQPLSKTIEEYGKEKIAKEKIQDILNHPPIVGKEKIIKYLEESERVLKEIHKKSQIALSHSNDIYLSYTQGKNINMNNINKKLDKIDDYIKENREEMILINSLLFEVIENVLCNPEYMLTSKDSEREKGIKIAEKSRTLYKGIKDKIKEFMPILKDGIKSLREEEI encoded by the coding sequence ATGGATAAGTTTACAGAAAGAACTTTAGAAGTTTTAAAAGAATTTAAAGATATAAATGAAGGATATTCCTTAGAAAAAAGCAAAGATGATAAATATATAATGAGAATAAATAGAAAGGGAAAAAAAATATACCTAGGAAGTAAATACAATGTTCAAAGGGATATAGATAAATTTTTAGAAGAATTAGAGGATATAAATACTTCAAATATAATTGTGGTTTTTGGATTAGCTTCTGGAGAACATATAAAGGAACTTATGAATAAATTAGAAGAAAACAATAAAGTTTTAATTATAGAGCCAGATATAAATGTATTAAATAAATTTTTAGAACTAGAATATGCAAAAGATATAATAAATGATGATAGAATATCTTTATGTTTATGTAAAAAAGGAGAAGTAGAAAAATTTTTTAATAGTAATATAGATAACATAAATATTAAAAGTAATATAAAATTAAAAGTATTTTCTAATTATGAAAAGATTTATAAGAATGAAATTTTAGAAGCTTTATATGCTTTAAAAAATGTCGTGGAAAATTCATTAGCCGATAACATTACAATTAAATACTTTTCAGAAACTTTTGCAAAGGCATTTATAAATAACTTAAAGCACATAATAAAAGCTTCTCCTATAAATTATTTTAAAAATAAATTTGAAGGCAAATCTGCCATAGTGGTTTCAGCAGGACCCTCCTTAGAAAAAAATGTCCATGAATTAAAAGAAGTCCAAGATAACTTTATAATAATAACAGGGGCTAGAAGTTTAGGCACATTAATTAAAAATAATATAATTCCTGATTTTATATGTATGGTGGATCCAGGAGATATAAATTGTAAATTTATAGAGAAATATTTAGATTACAAAATACCACTAGTGTTTTTTGAAAATACTAGTTATAAGGCAATGAATTTGTATAAGGGTTCAAAGGTGTTATTTTCAGGCAATCCTGTAACCTCTATTATATTAGAGCAAAATATAGATAGCTTGTTAGCAGGAGGATCTGTAGCACATACTTGTACATCTTTTGCTTCATATATAGGATGTAATCCTATTACTTTTATAGGGCAAGATTTTGCTTATACAGGAGAAAAGCTTCATTCAGATTCTTCTGCTTTTAAAGAAGAGAATAAAATTAATAGTAAAATAGATTTTATAAAAGTTAAAGATATTTTTGGCAATTTAGTTAAAACGGATAGAAATTTAAATCTTTATAGAATGAATATGGAAGAAATAATAAAAAAGTATAGTGATAAAACATTTATAAACAGTACTGAAGGTGGAGCTAATATGAAAGGGACTATAGTTCAACCTTTAAGTAAAACTATAGAGGAATATGGAAAAGAAAAAATAGCAAAAGAAAAAATACAAGATATACTAAATCATCCTCCTATTGTAGGAAAAGAAAAAATAATAAAGTATTTAGAAGAAAGCGAAAGGGTATTGAAAGAAATACATAAAAAGTCACAAATTGCATTAAGTCATTCTAATGATATTTATTTATCTTATACACAAGGGAAAAACATTAATATGAATAATATAAATAAAAAGCTGGATAAAATAGATGATTATATAAAAGAAAATAGAGAAGAAATGATTCTTATAAATTCATTATTATTTGAAGTTATAGAAAATGTACTATGTAATCCAGAATACATGTTAACTTCTAAGGATAGTGAAAGAGAAAAGGGAATAAAAATAGCAGAAAAAAGTAGAACATTATATAAGGGAATAAAGGATAAAATAAAAGAATTTATGCCTATTTTAAAAGATGGAATAAAAAGTCTAAGGGAGGAAGAAATATAA
- a CDS encoding flagellin: MIINHNLNAMNAHRQMGINLGNTGKATEKLSSGLRINRAGDDAAGLAISEKMRAQVRGLNQASRNAQDGISLIQTAEGALTESHSILQRMRELAVQSANDTNVIVDRGEIQKEIDQLSQELTRIADTTEFNTQNLLGGKFEAKFHIGANSGQNITLEITGMGAKSLGVQGASAGVGIDVSKQSVASKAISTINSAIEKVSAERSKLGAYQNRLEHTIANLDNSSENLQAAESRVRDVDMAKEMMNFSKNNILQQAAQAMLAQANNAPQGVLQLLR; the protein is encoded by the coding sequence ATGATTATTAATCACAACTTAAACGCAATGAATGCGCACAGACAAATGGGAATCAACTTAGGAAACACAGGAAAGGCTACTGAAAAATTAAGCTCAGGTTTAAGAATAAACAGAGCAGGAGATGACGCAGCAGGACTTGCAATTTCCGAAAAAATGAGAGCACAAGTAAGAGGACTTAACCAAGCTTCAAGAAATGCTCAAGATGGTATTTCTTTAATACAAACAGCAGAAGGTGCTTTAACAGAATCACATTCAATTTTACAAAGAATGAGAGAACTTGCAGTTCAATCTGCTAATGACACAAATGTAATAGTAGATAGAGGAGAAATACAAAAAGAAATTGACCAATTATCACAAGAACTTACAAGAATTGCTGATACTACAGAATTTAACACACAAAACCTTTTAGGTGGAAAATTTGAAGCTAAATTTCATATAGGAGCAAATTCAGGGCAAAATATTACATTAGAAATTACAGGTATGGGCGCTAAATCACTAGGTGTTCAAGGTGCATCAGCAGGGGTAGGTATTGATGTATCAAAGCAAAGTGTAGCATCAAAAGCTATTTCAACAATTAATTCAGCAATAGAAAAAGTATCTGCTGAAAGATCTAAGCTTGGTGCATACCAAAATAGATTAGAGCATACTATAGCTAACTTAGATAACTCTTCAGAAAACTTACAAGCAGCAGAATCAAGAGTTAGAGACGTAGATATGGCAAAAGAAATGATGAACTTTAGTAAGAATAATATCTTACAACAAGCTGCTCAAGCTATGTTGGCTCAAGCAAATAATGCACCACAAGGAGTTTTACAACTACTTAGATAA